From a single Geothermobacter ehrlichii genomic region:
- the glgA gene encoding glycogen synthase GlgA — protein MKILFVASEVAPFAKTGGLADVTGSLPRALARMGHQVAIILPLHRMVRQRGFPPTDTGLRLTVAMGRQREVCGVRQLDHEGVRVWFIDRPELFERNGLYGEAGVDYPDNAQRYGFFCRAVLEALPRLGFQPELIHVHDWQTGLIPLLLATELHSTPFYRSIASLLTIHNLAYQGLFEPEVLPLLGLPEELFHPEGIEFYGKLSFLKAGIFFADRITTVSPTYCQEILTPESGCGFEGILRSRQKRLSGILNGIDPEDWNPAADSAVPYPYAADSLDGKALCKRRLQRELGLPQQAGTPLLAMVTRIDRQKGIDLVLDAWPRLARRPVQLALLGSGDRALSARLQALAAADPDRVAIRLGFDDALARRIYAGADLFLMPSRFEPCGLGQLIALRYGAVPLVRSTGGLADTIFDIDSRPQTGNGFCFEQPTSQALLQAVDRALARFGERTAWRRLVAVCMRQDYSWRRSASRYLDLYLQTLEEHRERTGKR, from the coding sequence ATGAAAATTCTCTTTGTCGCATCCGAAGTCGCCCCCTTTGCCAAAACCGGCGGCCTGGCCGATGTCACCGGCTCGCTGCCGCGCGCCCTGGCCCGCATGGGGCACCAGGTCGCCATCATCCTCCCTCTGCACCGCATGGTGCGGCAGCGCGGATTTCCACCGACCGATACCGGTCTGCGGCTGACGGTTGCCATGGGAAGGCAGCGGGAAGTCTGCGGCGTCAGGCAGCTCGACCACGAGGGGGTGCGGGTCTGGTTCATCGACCGGCCGGAGCTGTTCGAACGCAACGGGCTGTACGGCGAGGCGGGCGTCGACTACCCGGACAACGCCCAGCGCTACGGCTTCTTCTGCCGGGCGGTGCTCGAGGCCCTGCCGCGCCTCGGCTTCCAGCCAGAGCTGATCCACGTTCACGACTGGCAGACCGGACTGATTCCCCTGCTGCTTGCCACCGAACTACACAGCACCCCCTTCTATCGATCCATCGCCAGCCTGCTGACCATTCACAACCTGGCCTACCAAGGGCTGTTCGAGCCGGAGGTTCTGCCCCTGCTCGGCCTGCCGGAGGAACTGTTCCATCCCGAGGGGATCGAATTCTACGGCAAGCTCTCCTTCCTCAAGGCCGGCATCTTCTTCGCCGACCGCATCACTACCGTATCACCGACCTACTGCCAGGAGATCCTGACGCCCGAATCCGGCTGCGGCTTCGAGGGCATTCTGCGCAGCCGGCAAAAGCGCCTGAGCGGCATTCTCAACGGCATCGATCCCGAAGACTGGAATCCCGCCGCCGACAGCGCCGTTCCGTATCCCTATGCCGCCGACAGCCTCGACGGCAAGGCCCTGTGCAAGCGGCGGCTGCAGCGCGAGCTGGGCCTGCCACAGCAGGCCGGGACACCACTGCTGGCGATGGTCACCCGCATCGACCGGCAAAAGGGAATCGACCTGGTGCTCGATGCCTGGCCGAGGCTCGCCCGGCGGCCGGTGCAGCTGGCACTGCTCGGCAGCGGCGACAGAGCCCTTAGTGCACGCCTGCAGGCCCTGGCGGCGGCCGATCCCGACCGGGTGGCGATCCGGCTCGGCTTCGACGACGCCCTCGCCCGGCGCATCTACGCCGGGGCCGACCTCTTTCTGATGCCCAGCCGTTTCGAACCTTGCGGGCTCGGCCAGCTGATCGCCCTGCGCTACGGCGCCGTGCCCCTGGTGCGGTCGACCGGCGGCCTGGCCGACACCATTTTCGATATTGACAGCCGGCCGCAAACCGGCAATGGTTTCTGCTTCGAACAGCCGACATCGCAGGCCCTGCTGCAAGCAGTCGACCGCGCCCTGGCCCGGTTCGGCGAGCGGACGGCCTGGCGACGTCTCGTAGCCGTCTGCATGCGGCAGGACTACAGCTGGCGGCGCTCCGCCAGCCGTTATCTCGATCTCTACCTGCAGACCCTGGAGGAACATCGTGAGCGAACAGGAAAGAGATGA
- a CDS encoding c-type cytochrome has protein sequence MKLAKRITAIVAIALFAATSVMAAQGGNPKKGKYLFKKHCKRCHVAGAEGGELTPLSKTMSQWDRFFKRDKHKAKPEIWGKFKEKDLKDINQFLYDHAADSDQPETCG, from the coding sequence ATGAAACTGGCAAAACGAATCACAGCCATCGTCGCCATCGCTCTGTTCGCGGCGACATCCGTCATGGCCGCCCAGGGCGGCAACCCGAAAAAGGGCAAGTACCTGTTCAAGAAACACTGCAAGCGGTGCCATGTCGCCGGCGCCGAAGGCGGCGAGCTGACTCCCCTGTCGAAGACCATGAGCCAGTGGGACCGCTTCTTCAAGCGCGACAAGCACAAGGCCAAACCGGAAATCTGGGGCAAGTTCAAGGAAAAGGACCTGAAGGACATCAACCAGTTCCTCTATGACCACGCCGCCGATTCCGACCAGCCGGAAACCTGCGGATAA